In one window of Drosophila ananassae strain 14024-0371.13 chromosome XR, ASM1763931v2, whole genome shotgun sequence DNA:
- the LOC6504961 gene encoding uncharacterized protein LOC6504961: protein MEEDLTRDDILELLKKREVYLPNEENVTLEELEEIYWRFAVPQPQRDPRDRRHHRGKVRSVNRNEFPGLGQMEQLTQRIQSVAMLGHKRSLVENTSDNDNQAKQIKIDLPVTPAELR from the exons ATGGAAGAAGATCTGACACGCGACGATATTCTGGAGCTCCTCAAAAAA AGAGAGGTCTATTTGCCGAATGAGGAGAATGTAACTCTGGAAGAGCTGGAGGAGATATACTGGCGATTTGCGGTGCCCCAACCACAAAGGGATCCCCGCGATCGTCGTCATCACAGGGGAAAAGTCCGAAGTGTGAATCGAAATGAATTCCCCGGTCTCGGTCAGATGGAGCAACTGACGCAGCGCATTCAGTCGGTGGCCATGCTGGGCCATAAACGATCGCTGGTGGAAAACACGAGCGATAATGATAACCAGGCCAAGCAAATCAAGATCGACTTACCAGTGACCCCGGCAGAATTGCGCTGA